In Halarcobacter mediterraneus, the following proteins share a genomic window:
- a CDS encoding cobalt-precorrin 5A hydrolase has translation MGKLKIALVSINQPSLNSASKLLDYLEDFEVDVYGKKDLEHNLENLLTYEKIDTVLQEGWKKYDAIICILAMGIVVRKIAPLLESKATDPAIIVMSMDLTKVIPLLSGHIGGANELSDLLASRVPNCMNFVSTATDQTKTFAFDMFAKKNNLEIENLKCLAKISNSLLNKKQVEVKTYKSIFETIPNKTNLKRVDEQSSDLCVNITPFSDDNLSLKPKVYLGIGCNRDTPFEDIEASFFWFLEKHNLKKEQIENIASFEAKADEKGLLEFALKYNFDIKFYNEQEINSLQGEFSPSQATKFFGLKGVSEPSSILVSKYKELIIPKNVYEKKITIAAAV, from the coding sequence ATGGGTAAGTTAAAAATAGCCCTAGTTTCAATAAACCAACCAAGTCTAAATTCTGCTAGTAAACTTTTAGATTACCTAGAAGATTTTGAAGTTGATGTTTATGGTAAAAAAGATTTAGAACATAACTTAGAAAACCTACTTACTTACGAAAAGATAGATACAGTTTTACAAGAGGGTTGGAAAAAATATGATGCGATTATATGTATTTTAGCTATGGGCATTGTTGTTAGAAAAATTGCACCACTTCTTGAAAGCAAAGCAACTGATCCAGCTATTATAGTTATGAGTATGGATTTAACAAAAGTTATTCCTCTTCTTAGTGGTCATATTGGTGGAGCAAATGAGTTAAGTGATTTATTAGCTTCTAGAGTTCCAAACTGTATGAACTTTGTTTCAACAGCAACAGACCAAACAAAAACTTTTGCCTTTGATATGTTTGCAAAGAAAAACAATCTTGAAATAGAAAACCTAAAATGCTTAGCAAAAATCTCAAACTCACTTCTAAATAAAAAACAAGTTGAAGTAAAAACCTATAAAAGTATTTTTGAAACTATTCCAAATAAAACAAATCTAAAAAGAGTAGATGAACAAAGTTCTGACCTTTGTGTAAATATAACTCCATTTTCAGATGATAACCTAAGCTTAAAACCAAAAGTATATTTAGGTATTGGTTGCAATAGAGATACACCATTTGAAGATATTGAGGCATCATTTTTTTGGTTTTTAGAAAAACATAATCTAAAAAAAGAACAAATAGAAAATATAGCTTCCTTTGAAGCAAAAGCAGATGAAAAAGGACTTTTAGAGTTTGCTTTAAAATACAACTTTGATATCAAGTTTTACAACGAGCAAGAAATAAACTCACTTCAAGGAGAGTTTAGCCCTTCTCAAGCAACAAAGTTTTTTGGACTTAAAGGTGTTA